CTCCCGGTTCTGCATGAACAGCTTCGTCCATTCGTCCCCGTTCTTGTCGTAGACGACCGTCGCCTCCGCCAAATCGAGCTTCTCCAGATTGCTCATCAAAATCTTGTACCCGTTCAAATAAATCACGATGTAGCCTACAACAAACAGCAGCAGTCCGAGCGTCAACGTTCCGAATACGCCGATGAACCATTTCCGCAATTTCATGGTGACACACCCCTTTAATCCGAGTCCTATACAAGATAGGTTTCTCTATACGCAAAAAGAACAACCCCGAAAGGGTTGCTCCGGCGTACTTTTATAGACGGTCATGCGGCGAAAAAGTTTCAATTTTATGCGTCAGAGTTCGTTTCGTACGCGAGCGATACGCTCCGCTGCGGCGTGAACGTCGAGATGGCGTGCTTGTACACCATTTGCTGGCGGCCGTCGCTGTCGATGACGATCGTAAAGTTATCGAACGCGCGGATGACGCCGCGAATTTGGAAGCCGTTGGTCAAATATACCGTGACCGGGATGCTCTCTTTCCGAAGCGTATTCAAAAACGTATCCTGGATGTTGATCGATTTGTTCATCATGAAGCCCCCTATGCCAGTGGCAAGTTGAATGGATAGTCCGACGACGGAAACGCTGTCGCTATTATATCACTAATAGTATCCAAATGGGTAATGAAATTTGCCGTATCCGTCATGTCGACCCAATGGATTTGGGGCATCGTGCGGAACCAGGACAGCTGCCGCTTGGCGAAATGCCTCGTGTTTTTTTTCAGCAGTTCGACCGCAGCCTCGTAGGAAAGCTCCCCTTCAAGATATGCGGCCAGCTCCTTGTAACCGATCGCCTGCATGGATGGCAGCGCACGGTCGTACCCGCGTTCCAGCAGCGAACGCACCTCCTCCAAGAGGCCTTCCTCCAGCATCAAATCGACGCGGCGGTTGATGCGCTCGTACAGCAGCGACCGCTCCATCGTGAGGCCGATCATGCACAGCGCGTACGGCGACGTCTTCTCGCGCTTCTGCGCTTGCTCGGACATCGGCCGCCCCGTCGCTTCGAACACCTCGAGCGCGCGAACGAGCCGCTTCCGGTCGTTCGGATGGATGCGCGCCGCCGACGCCGGGTCCCGCTCCGCGAGCAGCGCGTGCAGCGCGGCCGTCCCCCGCTCGTCCGCCAGCGCGTTCCAGCGCGCCCGCGCCGCTTCGTCGGCTTCGGCCGGGGAAAACCGGTAATCGTACACGACGGATTCGATATAAAGTCCCGTGCCGCCGACGATCGTCGGCAGCCGCCCCCGAGCGGCGCTGTCCGCGACGAGCGCCTCGACGCGCTCCTTGAAATCCGCGACGGTGAACGGCTCGTCCGGGTCGAGCAAATCGATCATGTAATGAGGGACGGCGGAGCGCTCCTCGGGCGTCGCCTTCGCGGAGCCGATGTCCATCCCGCGGTACACCTGGACGGAATCGCCCGAAATGATGTCGATCGGGTACCGTTTCGCGACGTCGAGGCTGACCGCCGTTTTGCCGACGGCCGTCGGTCCGACGATGACGAGCAATGGCTGTTTCTTCAAAGGGTGATCACTCCGTATGCGACTTGAGTTCGCGATTTCGCCTGAGCGTCGAAGCCGAGCCGCTCCCAGACGTCCGCGCCGCCCCGCTCCTTCAGAACGACCGACTTGCGCGCGACGCGGCGCGCCTCGCGCACCGCCTCCTCGCTGAGCGGTCGCGCGTTCGCGAGCGAGCGGAGCGGCGAAAGCCCTTGGGATGCGTGCACGGGCGACTCGAACATCGGGTCGAAATAAACGATGTCGACGCTGCGGTCCGGGAGCGACCGCAAATACGCCGTGTGGTCGGCGCGCACCGTCGCGATGCGCCGGAGCGCTTCGTCGAACGGCGCCCAGCCCGATTCGTACGTCTTCAGGCCTCGCGTCACGACGAAATGAAGCGGCCGCTCGCTCTCGACCGCGACGACCCGGCTCCGTTCGCCGCCGGCGAAGCTGAACACGATCGCGTCCGCGCCGAGCCCCGCCGTGCAGTCGACGACCGCGTCGCCGGGCTCGAACCGGCAAGCTTCGAGCATCGCGTCGCGCCCGCCCTCCGCGAGCCGCTTCGCCCGGACGAGACTCATGCCGGGGTGGAAGAAGAACGGCGGACCGCCGTTCTCCGGATGCCACTCCAGCGTCTCGGCGCCGACGACGACGATCGCCGCGCCCGGCCGCCGCGCGCGCAGTTTGTTAAGCGACGACCGGCCTCTCGGCACGAACGTCGCCCGAAGCTCCTCCGCGACGCGGTTCGCCTCGAGCGCCGCTTCGGCGGACGGATCGTACGTCGTCGTGACGACGATCTTCGTTTCCTGCATTACATCACCCGTTTGAACATTTTTTCGAGATCCCGCTTCGAGAAGCTCACCACGATCGGCCGCCCGTGCGGGCAGGTGAACGGGTTTTTGCAGGCGGCGAGCCGCGTGAGCAGCGCCTCGAGCGAGGCGAGCGACTGCGATTGATTCGCTTTGATCGACGCTTTGCAGGAGCACATGATCGCGGACGCCTCGCGGATTTTGGCGACGTCGGGGCTGCGCTCCGACAGTACCCACTGCGCCATCTCCTCGATGAGCGCCGCTTCCTCGCCCGGCGGGAACCAGCTCGGATGGGACCGCACCTTAAAGGTATTCCCGCCGAACGGCTCCAAATAAACCCCGACGCTTTCCAAAAGCGGCAAACGGCTCCGAAGCGTCTCCGCCTCCGCGGACGTAAACTCGATCGTATGCGCGAACAGCGTCATTTGGCTGACCGCTTCGACGGAGCCGAACTTCTGGTAATACCATTCGTAATTGATCCGCTCGTGCGCCGCGTGCTGATCGACGAGGAACAACCCGTCCTCGTTCTGCGCGACGATATACGTGCCGTGCAGCTGACCGATCGGGTACAGATGCGGGAAGCGCGGCCCGTCGTCGCGCTCCGGCGGCGCGTCGGCGTCGCTCGGCGGCGCGTTCGACGGCTCGGCCGGCGGCTCGGCCGCGGGCGGCTCGGCGGGCGGCGCGAGCGGGAGCTCCGCCGCGAGGTCGTCCGCATTCGGCGCGGCTTCCGCAGCGGGGGCCGCCCCGGAAGCCGCCGGTGCCGGCGCAGGCGCGGGCGCCATCGCCCGCAGCACCTTCTCCGCGTCGCGGGGCTCCCACGCGCGGGCGGGCGCGGCGGGCGGCGGCGAGGCCGCGCCGTACCTAGCCGCGGGCCGTGTCGCGCCGCCTTCCGGCCGCGCGGCGGGCGGCTCGGCGGCCCTCGGAGCAGGCGCCGCGGACGGCCGGTACGCCGGAGCGGACCCTTCCGCCGCGAGCGGCGCCGGCGCGGCCGCGGGGCCCCCGGCTCTCGCCGCCGGGGCGCCGCCGAGCAGCGGCCCGGACGACGCCGGCCGCGCCTCGTACAGCCGCAGCTGCTCCTGCACCGCCTGCGGTCCCCCCGCGCCGGCGGGCTTCAGCACGCGCTGCTCCCGCGCCGCCATCCCGCTCGGGATGAGCGTCTCCTTGCGCAGCGCGGCGCGCACCGCCTGCTGCACCGCCTCGGACAGCTCGGCGTCTTTGCTGAAGCGCACCTCGAGCTTCGCCGGGTGCACGTTCACGTCGACGAGCGACGGCTCCATCTCGATATGTACGATCGCGATCGGATACCGGTTGATCGGCAGCAGCGTGTGATACCCGGCGAGGATCGCCTGCGCGACCTGGAAATGCCG
The Paenibacillus sp. DNA segment above includes these coding regions:
- the hfq gene encoding RNA chaperone Hfq, which translates into the protein MNKSINIQDTFLNTLRKESIPVTVYLTNGFQIRGVIRAFDNFTIVIDSDGRQQMVYKHAISTFTPQRSVSLAYETNSDA
- the miaA gene encoding tRNA (adenosine(37)-N6)-dimethylallyltransferase MiaA; this encodes MKKQPLLVIVGPTAVGKTAVSLDVAKRYPIDIISGDSVQVYRGMDIGSAKATPEERSAVPHYMIDLLDPDEPFTVADFKERVEALVADSAARGRLPTIVGGTGLYIESVVYDYRFSPAEADEAARARWNALADERGTAALHALLAERDPASAARIHPNDRKRLVRALEVFEATGRPMSEQAQKREKTSPYALCMIGLTMERSLLYERINRRVDLMLEEGLLEEVRSLLERGYDRALPSMQAIGYKELAAYLEGELSYEAAVELLKKNTRHFAKRQLSWFRTMPQIHWVDMTDTANFITHLDTISDIIATAFPSSDYPFNLPLA
- a CDS encoding class I SAM-dependent methyltransferase, translating into MQETKIVVTTTYDPSAEAALEANRVAEELRATFVPRGRSSLNKLRARRPGAAIVVVGAETLEWHPENGGPPFFFHPGMSLVRAKRLAEGGRDAMLEACRFEPGDAVVDCTAGLGADAIVFSFAGGERSRVVAVESERPLHFVVTRGLKTYESGWAPFDEALRRIATVRADHTAYLRSLPDRSVDIVYFDPMFESPVHASQGLSPLRSLANARPLSEEAVREARRVARKSVVLKERGGADVWERLGFDAQAKSRTQVAYGVITL
- the mutL gene encoding DNA mismatch repair endonuclease MutL produces the protein MGKIRILDDHLANQIAAGEVVERPSSVVKELVENAIDAGSRTIDVTVEEGGVRTIRVVDDGSGMEPDDLAVAFERHATSKIRTGKDLYAIRSLGFRGEALPSIAAVSRVECISSANDDGLAHRLVIEGGAKLAFEETAAPRGTDFRVKDLFYNTPARLKYMKTVQTELGHITDYMYRLALSRPDIAFRLDHNGTQLLDTSGGGDLQQAAAAVYGTGTAKRMIPVAAETPDFKISGWIARPDVTRSNRGGITVVVNGRFVRHFQVAQAILAGYHTLLPINRYPIAIVHIEMEPSLVDVNVHPAKLEVRFSKDAELSEAVQQAVRAALRKETLIPSGMAAREQRVLKPAGAGGPQAVQEQLRLYEARPASSGPLLGGAPAARAGGPAAAPAPLAAEGSAPAYRPSAAPAPRAAEPPAARPEGGATRPAARYGAASPPPAAPARAWEPRDAEKVLRAMAPAPAPAPAASGAAPAAEAAPNADDLAAELPLAPPAEPPAAEPPAEPSNAPPSDADAPPERDDGPRFPHLYPIGQLHGTYIVAQNEDGLFLVDQHAAHERINYEWYYQKFGSVEAVSQMTLFAHTIEFTSAEAETLRSRLPLLESVGVYLEPFGGNTFKVRSHPSWFPPGEEAALIEEMAQWVLSERSPDVAKIREASAIMCSCKASIKANQSQSLASLEALLTRLAACKNPFTCPHGRPIVVSFSKRDLEKMFKRVM